Proteins from a single region of Sphingomonas morindae:
- a CDS encoding TrbG/VirB9 family P-type conjugative transfer protein, with translation MTAPRMLFALGLAASAPAWADPRIATHFYQPSEVVVIHGRGDTQSTIAFAPDERIENVAVGDSVGWQVAPNKRADLLFLKPTRPGARTNMTVVTDQRTYLFDLVAAPRQPPLYMLRFTYPAPPPRPAPPVVAAPTPAAPAVAAVAPPPDPATFDFAWTMRGDRALLPARLFDDGRSTYLAWPRDTPLPAILTADERGGEGPVNYTTRGDVIIVDGVPARLVLRAGRKMATLTPQRSDPPGDAGVAAPPPGARVAMNPPGPGRPFAHVLDGRP, from the coding sequence ATGACCGCGCCCCGTATGCTCTTCGCCCTCGGTCTGGCCGCCTCGGCGCCCGCCTGGGCCGATCCGCGCATCGCGACCCATTTCTACCAGCCCAGCGAGGTGGTGGTGATCCATGGGCGGGGCGACACCCAGTCGACCATCGCCTTCGCGCCCGACGAGCGGATCGAGAACGTCGCGGTGGGGGACAGTGTCGGCTGGCAGGTCGCGCCGAACAAGCGCGCCGACCTGCTCTTCCTCAAGCCGACCCGGCCCGGCGCGCGCACCAACATGACGGTGGTGACCGACCAGCGCACCTATTTGTTCGATCTGGTCGCGGCACCGCGCCAGCCGCCGCTCTACATGCTGCGCTTCACCTATCCCGCGCCGCCGCCCCGCCCCGCGCCCCCGGTCGTGGCGGCGCCGACGCCGGCCGCGCCCGCCGTCGCCGCGGTGGCGCCGCCGCCCGATCCCGCGACCTTCGATTTCGCCTGGACGATGCGCGGCGACCGCGCGCTGCTGCCCGCGCGCCTGTTCGACGATGGCCGCTCGACCTATCTCGCCTGGCCGCGCGATACGCCGCTGCCCGCCATTCTCACCGCCGACGAGCGTGGCGGCGAGGGGCCGGTCAACTACACCACGCGCGGCGACGTCATCATCGTCGACGGCGTTCCGGCGCGGCTCGTGCTGCGCGCCGGCCGCAAGATGGCGACGCTGACACCGCAACGGTCCGATCCGCCCGGCGATGCCGGCGTCGCCGCACCGCCGCCCGGCGCGCGCGTGGCGATGAACCCGCCCGGCCCCGGCCGCCCCTTCGCCCATGTCCTGGATGGCCGGCCATGA
- a CDS encoding type IV secretion system protein VirB3 — protein sequence MQRTPVFRALTRPQMFAGVTYSFFVLNAAVTTEAFLVTRSFLALPAALLIHGAGYLASMREPRIFDLWLTKVSRTPRVRNWKRWGCNSYAP from the coding sequence ATGCAGCGCACCCCGGTCTTCCGCGCGCTGACCCGGCCACAGATGTTCGCCGGGGTGACCTACAGTTTTTTCGTGCTCAACGCGGCGGTGACGACCGAGGCCTTTCTGGTGACGCGGAGCTTCCTCGCGCTGCCGGCGGCGCTGCTGATCCATGGCGCCGGCTATCTCGCATCGATGCGCGAGCCGCGCATCTTCGATCTGTGGCTGACCAAGGTCAGCCGCACGCCGCGGGTGCGCAATTGGAAGCGCTGGGGCTGCAACAGCTACGCGCCCTGA
- the virB11 gene encoding P-type DNA transfer ATPase VirB11 → MTAPLRAVDGSGVFLDAYLAPFRPWLEREDVTEILVNRPGEAWIEAAGAPDMLRVALPEIDDRHLQRLAEQVARVSHQGVNRGSPLLGATMPDGARVQFVAPTATRAHWAMAIRRHRMVELPLDAYAQGALAAIAAPTPPDPQDDPIGYLRHAVQTRQTILVSGGTSTGKTTFLNALLAEVPARERVILVEDTPEIRLRSANGLGLVAVKGDLGEARVTTEDLLQAALRLRPDRIVLGEIRGREAVSFLRAINTGHPGSFTTIHANSAEGALEQLALMVMQAGLGLGRADTLAYARSMIDLVVQLDRAGGRRRIAAITPTRDRPGPP, encoded by the coding sequence ATGACCGCGCCGCTCCGCGCGGTCGATGGCTCGGGCGTCTTTCTCGATGCCTATCTCGCGCCGTTCCGGCCCTGGCTGGAGCGCGAGGATGTCACCGAGATCCTCGTCAACCGGCCCGGCGAGGCCTGGATCGAGGCGGCCGGCGCGCCCGACATGCTCCGCGTCGCGCTGCCCGAGATCGATGACCGCCATCTCCAGCGGCTCGCCGAGCAGGTCGCGCGGGTGAGCCATCAGGGCGTCAATCGCGGATCGCCGCTGCTCGGCGCGACCATGCCCGACGGCGCGCGCGTGCAATTCGTCGCGCCGACCGCGACCCGCGCGCATTGGGCGATGGCGATCCGCCGGCACCGGATGGTCGAGCTGCCGCTCGATGCCTATGCGCAAGGCGCGCTCGCGGCGATCGCCGCGCCGACGCCGCCCGATCCGCAGGACGATCCGATCGGCTATCTTCGCCACGCGGTGCAGACCCGCCAGACGATCCTGGTGAGCGGCGGCACCTCGACCGGCAAGACGACCTTTCTCAACGCCCTGCTCGCCGAGGTGCCGGCCCGCGAACGGGTGATCCTGGTCGAGGACACGCCCGAGATCCGGCTGCGCAGCGCCAACGGCCTGGGGCTCGTGGCGGTGAAGGGCGATCTGGGCGAGGCGCGGGTGACGACCGAGGATCTGCTCCAGGCCGCGCTCCGGCTGCGGCCGGATCGCATCGTGCTCGGCGAGATCCGTGGCCGCGAGGCGGTGAGCTTCCTGCGCGCGATCAACACCGGCCATCCCGGCTCCTTCACCACCATCCACGCCAATTCGGCCGAGGGCGCGCTGGAGCAGCTGGCGCTGATGGTGATGCAGGCCGGGCTCGGCCTGGGGCGGGCGGATACGCTCGCCTATGCGCGATCGATGATCGATCTCGTCGTGCAGCTCGATCGCGCCGGCGGCCGGCGCCGGATCGCCGCGATCACGCCCACCAGGGACCGGCCCGGGCCGCCCTGA
- a CDS encoding VirB4 family type IV secretion/conjugal transfer ATPase — MAKWKGVAAWGRSEARAGDRLPYARHLDAHALLLRDGAVLRMIQVPGLAFETEDGEALDHHLGVREVMLRAALDARFVLYHHVVRRRVSVRLDQGIARPFPALLNQRWQQRLDDRHLFVNEQVLTVVRRPARGKTGWPERLRRGLGGARGTVDPADLRALDAATGALLAGLEAYGARLLGTYEGAGGTCSEPLEMLSTLYNGETRPVLLPDEAVDAGQHLPYARVSFGLDAIETRRAGGRDFAAMLSLKDYPDATRAGIIDGVMRLPCELVLTESFAPADRQVARERIDLALRRLRAADEEAGAERREMLAARDALGAGQVGFGDHHLSVLVRAPDLPALDGAMAAAAAALADLGAVAVREDINLEPCFWGQFPGNENYLVRRALISTGNAAGFLSLHGMPIGRAEGNHWGEAVTVFETTAATPYFFNFHEGDLGNFTVIGPSGSGKTVVLNFLAAQAQRFSPRTILFDKDRGAEIFLRACDGYYSRLLPGEPTGFNPLHLPDSARNRAFLRDWLGVLLAVTGPEETATVAAAVDAVMEADPAFRRLRHFRELLGGGRRPEPGDLAARLDPWIGGGEHGWLFDNAADELDLSAITIGFDMTALLDTPALRTPAMMYLFHRIEERLDGTPTMLLIDEGWKALDDAVFAARIRDWLKTLRKRNALVGFATQSARDALDSRIASAIVEQTATMIFTPNPKARPEDYCDGFGLSPHELDLIRQLPAHSRCFLIRHANHSVVARLDLAGQPDLLAILSGREATVRRLDGLRARHGDDPAAWFPHLTGTPWPGETAVPPFYAEAAE; from the coding sequence ATGGCGAAGTGGAAAGGCGTGGCGGCATGGGGGCGGAGCGAGGCCCGCGCCGGCGACCGCCTGCCCTATGCGCGCCACCTCGATGCGCACGCGCTGCTGCTGCGCGACGGCGCGGTGCTGCGCATGATCCAGGTGCCGGGCCTCGCCTTCGAGACCGAGGATGGCGAGGCGCTCGATCATCATCTCGGCGTGCGCGAGGTGATGCTGCGCGCCGCGCTCGACGCGCGTTTCGTGCTCTACCATCATGTCGTGCGGCGGCGCGTGTCGGTGCGGCTCGATCAGGGGATCGCGCGGCCCTTCCCGGCGCTGCTCAACCAGCGCTGGCAGCAGCGGCTCGACGATCGCCACCTGTTCGTCAACGAGCAGGTGCTGACGGTGGTGCGCCGGCCGGCGCGCGGCAAGACCGGCTGGCCCGAGCGGCTGCGGCGCGGCCTTGGCGGCGCGCGCGGCACGGTCGATCCGGCCGATCTGCGCGCGCTCGACGCCGCCACCGGCGCGCTGCTCGCCGGGCTGGAAGCCTATGGCGCGCGGCTGCTCGGCACCTATGAGGGCGCCGGCGGCACCTGCTCGGAGCCGCTCGAGATGCTCTCCACCCTGTACAATGGCGAGACCCGGCCGGTGCTGCTGCCCGACGAGGCGGTCGATGCCGGGCAGCATCTGCCCTATGCGCGGGTGAGCTTCGGCCTCGACGCGATCGAGACGCGGCGCGCCGGCGGCCGCGATTTCGCCGCCATGCTCTCGCTCAAGGACTATCCCGACGCGACCCGCGCCGGGATCATCGACGGCGTGATGCGACTGCCCTGCGAGCTGGTGCTGACCGAAAGCTTCGCGCCGGCGGATCGCCAGGTGGCGCGCGAGCGCATCGATCTCGCGCTTCGCCGGCTGCGCGCCGCCGACGAGGAAGCGGGCGCGGAGCGGCGCGAGATGCTGGCGGCGCGCGACGCGCTCGGCGCCGGCCAGGTCGGCTTTGGCGATCATCATCTCTCGGTGCTGGTGCGCGCGCCCGATCTCCCCGCGCTGGATGGCGCCATGGCCGCCGCCGCCGCCGCGCTCGCCGATCTGGGCGCGGTCGCGGTGCGCGAGGACATCAATCTGGAGCCGTGCTTCTGGGGGCAGTTTCCCGGCAACGAGAATTATCTGGTCCGCCGCGCGCTGATCTCGACCGGCAATGCCGCGGGCTTTCTCTCGCTGCACGGCATGCCGATCGGCCGCGCCGAGGGCAATCACTGGGGCGAGGCGGTGACGGTGTTCGAGACCACCGCCGCCACCCCCTATTTCTTCAATTTCCACGAGGGCGATCTCGGCAATTTCACGGTGATCGGGCCGTCCGGCTCGGGCAAGACGGTCGTGCTCAACTTCCTCGCCGCGCAGGCGCAGCGTTTCTCGCCCCGCACCATCCTGTTCGACAAGGATCGCGGCGCCGAGATTTTCCTGCGGGCGTGCGACGGCTATTACAGCCGGCTGCTGCCCGGCGAGCCGACCGGCTTCAACCCGCTGCACCTGCCCGATAGCGCGCGCAACCGCGCCTTTCTGCGCGACTGGCTGGGCGTGCTCTTGGCGGTGACGGGGCCGGAGGAGACGGCGACCGTGGCGGCCGCGGTGGATGCGGTGATGGAGGCCGATCCCGCCTTCCGCCGCCTGCGCCATTTCCGCGAACTGCTCGGCGGCGGTCGCCGGCCCGAACCGGGCGATCTGGCGGCGCGGCTCGATCCGTGGATCGGCGGCGGCGAACATGGCTGGCTGTTCGACAATGCCGCCGACGAACTCGATCTCAGCGCGATCACGATCGGCTTCGACATGACCGCGCTGCTCGATACGCCGGCGCTGCGGACGCCGGCGATGATGTATCTGTTCCACCGCATCGAGGAGCGGCTCGACGGCACGCCGACGATGCTGCTGATCGACGAGGGCTGGAAAGCGCTCGACGACGCGGTGTTCGCCGCGCGCATCCGCGACTGGCTGAAGACGCTGCGCAAGCGCAACGCGCTGGTCGGCTTCGCGACGCAATCGGCGCGCGACGCGCTCGACAGCCGCATCGCGAGCGCGATCGTCGAGCAGACGGCGACCATGATCTTCACCCCCAATCCCAAGGCGCGGCCGGAGGATTATTGCGACGGCTTCGGACTTTCGCCGCACGAGCTGGACCTGATCCGGCAGCTTCCGGCGCATAGCCGCTGCTTCCTGATCCGCCATGCCAACCATTCGGTGGTGGCGCGGCTCGATCTCGCCGGCCAGCCCGATCTGCTCGCCATCCTGTCCGGCCGCGAGGCGACGGTGCGCCGGCTGGATGGGCTGCGCGCCCGCCATGGCGATGATCCCGCCGCCTGGTTCCCCCACCTGACGGGCACGCCCTGGCCGGGCGAGACGGCGGTGCCGCCCTTCTACGCCGAGGCGGCGGAATGA
- a CDS encoding TrbC/VirB2 family protein — MIRLKRKLLLWLAGVAAPGIAAAQGPAGDPAGSGPIVAALGWLQGTLLGNVATAVAVIAVAMVGFMMLTGRLNWRFGATVIVGCFVLFGASAIVTGIQSTAMVAR, encoded by the coding sequence ATGATCCGGCTCAAGCGCAAACTGCTGCTCTGGCTCGCCGGCGTCGCCGCGCCGGGGATCGCCGCCGCCCAGGGCCCCGCCGGCGATCCCGCCGGGTCCGGGCCGATCGTCGCCGCGCTCGGCTGGCTCCAGGGCACGCTGCTCGGCAATGTCGCGACCGCGGTGGCGGTGATCGCGGTCGCCATGGTCGGCTTCATGATGCTCACCGGGCGCCTCAACTGGCGGTTCGGCGCGACGGTGATCGTCGGATGCTTCGTGCTGTTCGGCGCGAGCGCGATCGTCACCGGCATCCAGTCGACCGCAATGGTGGCGCGCTGA
- a CDS encoding TrbI/VirB10 family protein produces the protein MISPTPTRLVLQPIGEDDPRTMLDDRALVRASTNAFPIVARHQRRRDSAGLLAGGGGALLLGLLTFWSMSGHRHPAPPPAPPRALPAAAPLAPSFAPPPPAVEAAPRGLLMPAVPPMSPAPLTPPAPAPLLVFDAGAPLPATTPGAPAHAATSPLAPGGGENDQFAARVGGTAETATAQPLANPATTVTQGTLIPAVLETAIDTDLPGYVRAVVSRDVKSFDGSQVLIPRSSRLIGQYKSGLSAGQSRAYVIWSRLIRPDGASVALGSPAVDFSGTSGLAGKVNSHFMQRFGAAALLTVIGGLSAVGSPAVVLSGGTSAAGVAAQGTSQIPPTVRVAQGQPIRVFTARDLDFSTVATAPAGDPS, from the coding sequence ATGATCAGCCCCACCCCCACCCGCCTCGTGCTCCAGCCGATCGGCGAGGACGATCCGCGCACCATGCTCGACGATCGGGCGCTGGTGCGCGCCAGCACCAACGCCTTTCCGATCGTGGCGCGGCACCAGCGCCGGCGCGATTCGGCGGGGCTGCTGGCCGGCGGCGGCGGCGCGCTGCTGCTGGGGCTGCTGACCTTCTGGTCGATGAGCGGTCACCGCCACCCCGCGCCCCCGCCGGCGCCGCCGCGCGCGCTGCCGGCGGCGGCGCCGCTCGCCCCGTCTTTTGCCCCGCCGCCGCCGGCGGTGGAGGCGGCGCCGCGCGGCCTGCTGATGCCAGCGGTGCCGCCCATGTCGCCGGCGCCGCTGACCCCGCCGGCGCCGGCGCCGCTGCTGGTGTTCGATGCGGGCGCACCGCTCCCCGCGACGACGCCGGGCGCGCCCGCGCATGCCGCGACCTCGCCGCTCGCGCCGGGCGGCGGCGAGAATGACCAGTTCGCCGCGCGCGTCGGCGGCACCGCCGAGACCGCGACCGCCCAGCCGCTCGCCAACCCCGCCACCACCGTGACGCAGGGCACGCTGATCCCGGCCGTGCTCGAGACCGCGATCGACACCGATCTGCCCGGCTATGTGCGCGCGGTGGTGAGCCGCGACGTCAAGTCCTTCGATGGCAGCCAGGTGCTGATCCCGCGATCGTCGCGGCTGATCGGTCAGTATAAATCGGGCCTGTCGGCGGGCCAGTCGCGCGCCTATGTGATCTGGTCGCGTCTGATCCGGCCCGATGGCGCGTCGGTCGCGCTGGGTTCGCCCGCGGTCGATTTCAGCGGCACCTCGGGCCTGGCCGGCAAGGTGAACAGCCATTTCATGCAGCGTTTCGGCGCCGCCGCGCTGCTGACCGTGATCGGCGGCCTGTCGGCGGTGGGGAGCCCGGCGGTGGTGCTGTCCGGCGGCACCAGCGCCGCCGGGGTCGCGGCGCAGGGCACCAGCCAGATCCCGCCCACGGTGCGCGTCGCCCAGGGCCAGCCGATCCGCGTCTTCACCGCCCGCGACCTCGATTTCTCGACGGTGGCGACGGCGCCCGCGGGCGATCCGTCATGA
- a CDS encoding type IV secretion system protein, translated as MSVCPAFGAGATGMAAALRAIDCRTGEATAYAFGRLFGADGRLMPVLTACLTLYVAFFAMALLTGRTRLGVAALTPRMLTLGLVLTFATSWAAYQNVIWALASGAGDQVASLLMGTRGSATIAFADRLDQLFATLAEAAHQAGTPAAATDTGITPAAATVHGFSAATALWLCAILLMLGTAGVLVTAKIALAALLAIGPLFVLLALFGGTRGLFEGWLKAVALFALVPPLAVLIGGGALSALSPLVADIAAAGAQPAPREVAVLFLGVCVYGVLMLMVLKTATTIIAGWRLPGAAAPGARGEAPGAAGLASAPAPAALAPAPAAAAGDDRIRRMLAALPAPVDGTAASPGAGGGGRATVTRIVASGGEAARPLHPQDRRGDRIGSRFRAPPASLPKGHVS; from the coding sequence ATGAGCGTCTGTCCGGCCTTCGGCGCGGGCGCCACCGGCATGGCGGCGGCGCTGCGCGCGATCGACTGCCGCACCGGCGAGGCGACCGCCTACGCCTTTGGCCGGCTGTTCGGCGCCGATGGCCGGCTGATGCCGGTGCTGACCGCCTGTCTGACGCTCTATGTCGCCTTCTTCGCCATGGCGCTGCTCACCGGCCGTACCCGGCTCGGCGTCGCCGCGCTGACCCCGCGCATGCTGACGCTCGGCCTGGTGCTCACCTTCGCCACCTCCTGGGCCGCCTATCAGAATGTGATCTGGGCGCTGGCGAGCGGCGCCGGCGATCAGGTCGCGAGCCTGTTGATGGGCACGCGCGGCTCGGCCACGATCGCGTTCGCCGATCGGCTCGACCAGCTGTTCGCGACGCTGGCCGAGGCCGCCCACCAGGCCGGCACCCCGGCCGCCGCCACCGACACCGGCATCACCCCCGCCGCCGCCACGGTCCACGGCTTCTCGGCCGCGACGGCGCTGTGGCTATGCGCGATCCTGCTCATGCTCGGGACCGCCGGCGTGCTCGTCACCGCCAAGATCGCGCTCGCCGCGCTGCTGGCGATCGGGCCCCTGTTCGTGCTGCTCGCGCTGTTCGGCGGCACGCGCGGCCTGTTCGAGGGCTGGCTCAAGGCGGTGGCGCTGTTCGCGCTGGTGCCGCCGCTGGCGGTGCTGATCGGCGGCGGCGCGCTGTCCGCGCTGAGCCCGCTGGTGGCGGACATCGCCGCGGCGGGCGCCCAGCCGGCGCCGCGCGAGGTCGCCGTGCTGTTCCTCGGCGTCTGCGTCTATGGCGTGCTGATGCTGATGGTGCTCAAGACGGCGACGACGATCATCGCCGGCTGGCGCCTGCCCGGCGCCGCCGCGCCCGGTGCGCGCGGCGAGGCACCGGGCGCCGCCGGCCTCGCTTCCGCCCCGGCGCCGGCGGCGCTCGCGCCCGCTCCGGCGGCGGCGGCCGGCGACGATCGCATCCGGCGGATGCTGGCCGCGCTGCCGGCTCCCGTGGATGGGACCGCCGCATCGCCCGGCGCCGGCGGCGGCGGCCGGGCGACGGTGACGCGGATCGTCGCCAGCGGCGGCGAGGCCGCGCGCCCGCTCCACCCCCAGGACCGCCGCGGCGACCGCATCGGCAGCCGCTTCCGCGCCCCGCCCGCTTCGCTTCCCAAGGGACATGTCTCATGA